The DNA segment gtgggacgtgcccggaacacctcaccagggaggcgtccaggaggcatcctgaccagatgcccgagccacctcaactggcccctctcgacttgaaggagcagtggctctactctgagtccctcccggatgactgagcttctcaccctatctctaagggagaggccagccaccctacggagaaaacccatttcggccgcttgtatctgcgacctcgttctttcggtcatgacccaaagctggACGGGGTACTCATGTTTTGACAACGTTGCTAATCAGTTTGACTGTCTTATTTGTACTCGATGAAATAAGGACTTGTCTTATTGACGTGTTCACTGACacagatatttaattttgagaaaTGAGCTAAGGATTTTGAGAAAGACATTGGCTTTTGCAGGTAATTCATGGTGTTCTGTTTGTACAAACTGTTTTGAGAAATGTGTTTACTGTTTGTAAATGTTGAGAATGATTCGAGAAATGCACCAAAGCGACTGAGAAAGTctgtaaaatatctttattgATCTTGTAACAGCACTGTCATAGTAAGCAGCAGTATATTCTGCATGGACTAACAAACTATGAAACTGCTGTTTTGTCATTTGGATGATCATGACGCTGACTTTGTGGGCATCTTCTGCATGCCAGTTTTTTGGATTCCCTAACATcactctttgttttgtcttttccagtgaTACTAATCTTGCCTACAAGCAGCAGATAAACTTTGCATGGCAGAACTTCAAGTTCCAACACCACTCATGCATCTTTCTCCAGATCGTATCTCAAGGTGTTGTCTCTGTCTCCGCTTAGTTTTACTCAAGTCTTTCTTTGTTATTTGCCAACATTTAAATTGCTTAAGTTTTGTCCATTTTGGAAGCATGTGTCTTCATCCCCTTCCAGGGTGGGGAGACACCTTTGGCCGGTGAACCAAGACGTTTGGAGAAGGAGTGTTCCCGACTGGAGCGGGATGTGGAAGAAGGTTCCCGCAGGCTGGCCATGGCCCACAACGAGATCCGGCATTTGAAGGACGAACTGGAGTCTGCTCACTTTACCCAGAAAACATATGGTAAAacatatcaatcagtcccttACAGAGTGGTAAAAATGGTCTTTTACAGATTACTTGTGCGTGTTTTTTGGTAACAcccaaatgtttccaaacaaatcaaatttaatgttaaacaaatatatatatatatatatatatataacgaGATCACTCCACTTCCCCATgttggagattttagtttaataataaataaagttaccttTAAAATTAACAGTACActcaaacttcaataaaatccatctggttgtgtgtgttgtttttgtctcttgcaaactttgctttaattctatttctttgttctatctaatcataagaaatcatagtcggacagagagagagagtcatgaaacaggaagatcaggtttcctggaaaaagagaaagtaagtttccagcctgcagatttatagtTGAGAATATTCcttatttcaaaaatgaaagttttaaagaatgaaatttaaatattttgagtaattttataagattcaaagtgaaatatttatattaatatggGTTTACTTGTAAGAAAACTTGCATTTACATTTGTGGGAACACTtgcaagtaaaacaagtaactgtaactttggcATCAACAAATTACAATAATAGATTattcttggtttattttttagaaaacatctgtaataactcactttaagattataataagagtaactaataagttatggttatcataaaattataaatgaatgctaaatcagagaagctaaagaagctataaatgtgattttgacattgaactTGGTGTAAGAGGtgaaactgcaattaaagatcccTGATATGTTGGAGGTGGACGAAAAGATAGGGGAAACTAACTGGAGAGCAGAGATGAccaacgccttatttggaaacagattGTTGAACAACTTAAACTTTTCAAAGGAAAGGTTGTGAAGGCAATGGACATAGCAACCCTgagacattagcacagacatcaggacataATGTCTCTTGAGACAGTGATGGATATGAGATCATCTATCCAAGCGGACAGCCAATGAAACAGACACAGCAACCGTGCTAGGCAATGCAAACGCACCGAAAGGGTGGAtaaaccctataaaaggtgCATGCAAAAGAGGAACCTTTGGTTGAAGCCAAGATCAGGATGGACaaaaaactctgcagctgaagaagagccggggccacagagccgaagactgtccgacgcatggggaccaacccgtctgccccacaacatgtggcttcaaatgGCACTTCTCTCATCAActgggttcagaccccaaagacaAAGTGCAAGTTGCAATAAAGAGAAAGAGCGACCAttaacaggtgtgctctgtgaaactagttggctgcaggctgctcagtctggctaattcacagggggaagaaggatgggacacctggatggaggccGTCAGAGACCAGCTGTAAACggagtttacttcagttctggacagatTTAGAAAACTCATTTCACCCGTTAGACGGAGAGCTGGTagcacatctcccctctcagaagaggaagtagagagagaAGGGTCAGGGTTTGTGCAgaaacaattatatatatataatagtcTCTGGGTgttttgtgacctcctggatgagttgtTGATGCACTCAGAGTATTTTTGGTAAACTGTACAAGTGGCTTTGTTACCAggcaaaaacttttttactaGAATTTCTTtggattgtttcttttttttttaagatgacaTTAGGTGTCCCAAAATCAgtgttaatccatgttttaaCTGGGAAGAAATTCCCTTTTCACAAAAGCCCTGGTTGGTTTTAGTAGCTTTGTTTCCCGAAAACtaccattttgtatttaattagattgtctgaaataaaactttcatgTTCTGAaaatttgtgggaaaaaaaataacagaggaAATCTTTAAGATTGTTCATAGCTGATCCTAAGACAATGAATTGAAACAGATTGTTTTCACGGTTCTTTTTGCCAGCCACCGTTTTAAGAAGACCCctgtaaatgtaatatttctgctttctgtgtttcagaGCCTGAGCTGCAGTCGGCAcaggaggaggtgaagcagCTCAGGAAGGAAGTAGGAAAACTAAAAGAATATGGTGAGCCATTATTCCCGgttgtgttttaatttcttaacaGTGCTATTTGCAtagttaaatataaatttaaaaataaatcaacatacCACAACATATACAAAAACTGACCAGTTTAATAATATCAGTGATCTGAAGGAAGCAGAATTATAACTCCGGAATTTCCCGGCTTTAATTGTGATAAACCCAACAGTAGCAGATGACTAACCTCCCCAAATCATTACCAACGGTggaatttcttattttaaaaatctcccCATTACTCCTGAGtggctttatttttaatgtttttggacaGCACATAGTGTCACAATGTAACTGTTGCCCTGGATGTACAccttgtattttaataaaaaggttatatacaagcaaataaaacccattttgtTTCAATAGATGcctcaaaatgtaaacacaactAAAAATCTGAAGCATATAAAAGTATAAATGTGCACACACAAGGCTGTGGTTATCCATGTGGAGTGCATACCTTTTTCTACcactctttttctttcactaatcTTTCCagtgatatttttaatacagCCAGCTTCTTTAACAACAACCTTTTGGCTCTTACCTTATAGAAAGTGTTTGTCTGCTTGAAAACCTACAGAGAGAGCAAAACTGACTGAGGAATGTGATTTCTGACAAGATTCAGGTGGTTGATTACAAACCATGTGCATCTATGAGAGACCACAAACAGGTAGACTGAGGGAGGAGACTAACACAGGGGAGCTGAATCAAGACTCAGTGGGATAAAATAACAACACTGTTTAAAAATCCAACTGCAGAAATATCAGAAGATaagatgacaaaaataaagaggaaataaCTGAGTATAGCAAAACATATATGGATATAAACAAACCACAGGGAATttatcaaaatacaaacagaaaactaaaacccaAACTACCCGGGATTGTGACAAAATCAACAGACATAATGGCTTAAAAGTCTAAACTAAATCCTATATGTCTTAGATTTTTAATAACGTAACtgagaaaaatttacttttatgacTTTTCTAGTGTATTGATATGGAGCTGCATTATATTTAAATAACCATTTACATGTAAACCAACTACTGcttcactaaaaataaaacaacacaatttgtgaatatttattaCTAATAATCTTACGAGTCAATAACttaaaatttcttattttatataaagaaatGGTTGAGCTGCGGAAGGCCAAAGAGCTCAATGACCGTCTGGACCTGGAGatcagagccttgaggaacagAGTCCGCTCCCTGGATGCAGAGAAAAAGTCTCTGGAGAAAACGGTAAGAAACTTTCTGACACAAAATAGTTTTCATGAAGGAATGAACCACCCAAACCAAACTGGTGTCCTGAATGTTGGAGATTACAGCTGGAAGATAAAAGAGAAGAACTGTAAATTATTCTAGTCAGGAGTGTACGTACAATCACAATGTGCAAATTCTGGATATTTTATGATCCACATTGAATCAAAATGGGTTCAAATGTGTGTCCACATTGATATTTGgataaatgtcaataaaaattatcattttggagcaaacataaatgttcacatttaatTCTGACCGAATTGgaagagtttatttaaatatctttgtttcCTGTCTTTTAAATACAGTCTATGCATTTTGAAATGGGTTTTGATTGAAATAATATTAAcataatatttgaaaaagaaaaaattagcttaattggaaaaggaaattagaaaaaataaatacatttaaagatcTGTTTTAAGAAAACTAGAGAAAACCTAGTTTTGCAATGAGAGaatgctttgctgttttttccaaacaaaactgttaaattCTCTCATAGAAgtgaagaaacagaaaccaCTCTGGTTTTCTATTTACAGacatttcagtaaaagtttGATCATCCTTCTGATGGTTTCAGAAGGAAACGTAAATCACAGTATTTGTCATCATGCTTGAAAAAGATCCTGGTTTAATTCATCAATcctgttttaaagaataatttttttttgtgaatgaacTTCACCGTGGAGAGATGAATTTTCATCCTTGAATCATAATTTATAAACTGCCACAGCATTTTACAACTGACTTTTAAAATGCTACAATTCAGTGTGAAGATCTGTTTGATCCTGAGCTTCTGTCCAACAGCTAAATCAAACGgcacatttgaatgttttcgtttaaaaaaaaatactgcaagtTGTTATTAGTTGAAAACGTGCGAATGAGTTGCATCTGAGCGGTACCGAATCTGTTTGCTTTAGATGGCGTGTCAGCAGGAGGACGTTGAGAGTTTGGGATCAGCCCTGGAGGGGCAGCAGGTGTTGTTAACGATGGAGGGACAAGCTGAccagagcagagaagaagacaaagaagtCTCTTCATTTGAACCGGTAATACAGAACATGATCCGATACATCCAGAGCCGTTCGTTAGCTAGATTGTGATCCTGGCTGATTCAGGTGTGCATTATTGAGACTTTAACATGGTTTTGATTCATCGGAGCTGCGTTTTTTCTGGAGATGTTTCAGTTACAAACTCTTTGGAAGCTTCATTATGCAATATAGGAGAATAAATTATGTTGAACTgactgtcagtcagtcagttaagCTCTGCGTCTTGACACATAAACCAGGACTGCAGTGAAACGTCTGATGACTTGAtaacttttgttaaataaaccaaCAGCTTCAGAAACGatgaaaagatgcaaacatAGGAGAGAAAATCACCCACTCATCATTCTGATGGTATAGACGGACCAGTAAAGTCCAGAGTTGTCTATTTTTGGACCATTCCAACAAGTTGATCGTTGCACAAAAGTTGTTGGTTTGGGCTAACAGGagagtaacagaaaaaaagcactATAGGATGGTTCTTGTtaatgtataaaagaaaaagcaatcaatcaaaaacattaatttgagtACTTGATGGACCTGTtgagctgttttcttttgaaagaatCTGTTGCATCTCCTTGGAAACCACCTGTGCTGTTATTGACATAATTCAAAATATTCCCCTAACGAACTGAAAGAGATTTGCTGTGGTTCCTCCTGCAGATGCAAGGAGCTGAACTGAAGACGGACGATAAATCACACATAATTTTGCAAGAATACCTAACTGCACAGACACAACCAGCCATGGAGAAAAAGGAGGGAGGTGTAAGTAGACACAGTTACCAGTGAAAGACGGACATTTGAATTTGCTTCttcatgcagaaaaatatttgctgtttttgaaatCGTCTTTATTTCAAATAACGGTGAAAGTTTCAGTGCTTGATGTTCTTTCTTATCTGTGTGCCTTCTTGAATTGATTTGaaagctttatttctttttacaaattcaaaacacTTGAATGTTTAACTCCCATGCAAACTAGCAGGTATTATTTTGCCGCTGCTGATCTGTGTGATATTCTTGTCGAAGGTTGAATCTCTGCAGGAGGTAGTGAAGCAGCTGGAGTTGGCCGTAAGGAACCTTCAGGGTTCTTACACGCTTCCGATTGGCCAAGCTAGTGATTTAACGGATGTACGTCCAGGCAGAAACACCGTTGGTTTTAAGGctttcttctgtctttcagCTTGTGCAGTTCATTGGAAAAAGTCTTTTCCTCTTGcagatttcttctatttttactttttgtctgaTGTTTTATAGCATCAAGCAAAATTAGATATCAAACGAACGTGAGTAAGGAATCTTCTAACTGGTGTTAGCGCTCGGGGCATCAATAACTGCTAGTCAGGATTTGAAGAATGcttcagaattgttttaattccacCACGTTGGGGTGTTTTCGCCCAAAATTGGCCTGTTGCTTTATTGACCATCAACAGGCTGAGCCAATCAAAAACcgagttttattttcttactgtCTTAATTAATAAGACTAACATCAAATCTAATGGTGCACACAAACTCCAACCATCTTAGCAAAGATTTTAAGGAAACGGTTATTGTTAATTAACAAGATGGgcagttattgtttttgtttggtttaaatattttttttttccctctaaatttaatctaaagagagacaaaagaagaacaagaaTAAATCTGGaaggggcaaatacttttttgcagctctctgtgttgctctgttgccatctttatttattgtaaacactataaatatttttgagtgGAAGTCCAAAGCCGTTGactagatttatttaatttttttttttcagttcatgaCAACAGACGAAACTCCTGTTGATGAAACCAGCAAGGATGAGCAGAAAGACCTCAGTTTTCAAAAAAGCTGCGTCGTGGAGAAGCAGCCAGAAGTGAGTGACCAGGCACAGACAGAACAAATATAATGTGGCTCGGATTGAAATGTAGCTTCTTGCTCTTGCAGGACGAGTGTCTTCAGGTTTTACAGAATTACCAAAGCAACATTCACGAGTTTTTAACTGTTAGAGACATCTGCTCAAAGCTGGAACAATCCAGCAGGACAGAAGAGTTTCCCTCACAGGACAGCTCCACACTCGAGGTAATCAACCCGGCCAGATCAGTTTTTAGTCCGTTTTGTTACTCGTGACATGCAACAAGTGAAACACCGACagttcctcttcctgtttgtgtttatgtccTGCAACGAAGGAGGGTTCTGAATGTCCCGATGGGAGGCAGGCTCCGATGTTTGATGAGGAAGAGCGTGAGCTTTACAAGGAGCAGATCTGTAAAAACCTCAAGTGTATTGATGAGGAGCGAAGGTAACATAAATAtaacctgctttttttttttcagaaaagtcgGGAAGTTGCTTTTAATTATGCCACAAAAAAACGTAAATTTATAATCAGCTTCTTTGACTCAATTACTGTCCAATCTACcgttaaaatgtaaacaaatattttggaCTGGAGTTACTGCATCAGGGAACCACATGGGCTTGAAAGACCTTTTTGCGCgaaattcattcaaaattaaCTTCTCggccattttttaaaagtttgtatgAGTGGAATGCATCTGTTTTTACATCACACCTGTTTGTTGTCCATCGACTGCGTCCAGTAAATACCACAATATGAAGGAGAGATTATTGGAGAAACTGTCCCGAGCCAAACAGAAACTGGATGAAGAAACCATGTGGCGGGACAAGAAGATAAACAATTTGGAGAGGGAGTTGTCCTTGTGCTACCACTCATTGAAAAAGGTCAGTCTGCAgatctgttgctgtttttgaaaCGTGAATTAATGAAGGATTTTTAGTTGGCACTAATTATTTGGAACAGGGATGTCCAAACGTTTTGTAACACGAACCAAAACTGTCGAGTCAAAAAACCCCACAGGCCCccaaaaaaagtctatttttaataaaaactcatactgtgactttttttaacttacTCAATAATGCAAAGGttgaattaaacaaataaattagatgTGGTTTTTGTTGGAAAGTGATGCGTAAATTACTGTAGAGCTAAAACTCTTGGGAGGTTTGTCCTATTGGAAGAAATATTTATCAGGCACccaatgaaagaaataaaaaaaaaaaaattaatcagtcaGCAATTCAAACTCTGTATTTTGGTTGTCCTGGTAAAGATTACAAATATTGTGgttatttaaagataaatattttcagatgatttcaATTTGTcagtaataattaaatataaagtttccACCTGTGATAACGGGATAATTCTGTGTTGCTCTTGAATGTCAGCCAGCGGGCCGCACAAAATCAGTCTGGGGATCATAACTGGCCCCCGGcccacactttgaacacccctGACTTagtatttttaactaaaaaggACTTTTCATAAGGACCCGGTAAACTGGAGCACAGTGATTTTAACTAAACCTTCGTGAGGATTCTGCTCtcatctgcatttgtttttcctaaagctgtgaaaatgtgatttctaaGTCGGCTTccagtgaaaaaaataactcattttGAAGGCAGTTGTGCATTAATGAGTCGCCTAACGGTTGGATTGTCTGAGACATGTACCTCTTGTAAAGACAAGAAAGCTGAACTCTAGCGTTATCGTTTTTGTTCCAGGAGAAAGAAGTCGTTGAGTGTATCAGAGTGGAAAACGAGCGGCTGCTTGGCGAGAGGAGGAAGCTGTTACAGCAGCTCAGTGAGGTGGATGACAACctgaaaaacctcaaattaaCAGCTTGTGTGTCTAAAAACAGGTGCTGAACCATCCACCGAAATGgaacattatatttttaagttgtgATCAGAGGAAATCTCCTGCAGCAGAGCTAGATAATGCTCCCAGTCGTAAGATGTGAAAGTGATGCGTCTATTTTCTGACTTTGATTTTCAgttgtttaaagaaattatgTGATTAAGAAATGCATCACATTTACGAGAGGATTTTAAATTTACACTGCCGGTCGTTCTTTGTGATGGACCCTTCCGGACCAGAAGTCTTGTtctgatgtgtgtttgtttccatctCAAGGGTGGATTATTTGGAGACGGAGAACAAAGCTCTGGGGAACAAAGTTCTGCAAATGTCCAACCAGATTTCCACCCTGGAGCGCAAGTTGCAGAACATGCAGTTTATGCATTTTGCTGAGGTAAATGTCACCGTTAAAAATCCACAACTCAATAACAAACTCGGTTTAGAACAATATTAGTAAGACAGGGTTTTATTAATAGTACTTTAAGAGCTTAAGATGCCTAATTTATGCAGCACAGACcattaaacattacatttattaacaagacaaagttaaatgtgttttattaaaatacattgagaaaaaaaagttcaagtctTAGTAGAtgcattaaagaaaaactgctacAGTCACAGAATGAAAAGTTTAACGGAGATAAAACTATTGAACAgataaacaggaaattaaaccCGTAATTGGCCTCACATCAAAACGATCACTCCACTACAGAGTGAAAGTAAACTCACGCATACttcttttaatttctctgagaaatagaaaatttgttaataattaatttatattgcAAAACTACAGCTTTTTTTCCAgagtaaaaagttattttatttcatagtaTGATGTAGATATCAAAAGTGAATAATATctaatattttatgaattatgcAATACATAAAACTAAATAGCAAATAAAGTAACTATTGAATTTTAACCAatcatttttcctttcattGACATTTGAAGCGGTTGTCTTGTGCAGCATGAAGTTTCGTTtggtttgagattttttttttttttttttgcttagttCTGTGCTGTGGATTCTGATCAGATATGTTCTCGATAGCCATCAGAGCCAGATGGTGTTTAGTTTGCTTACCattatgaaacaaacacaaaggcataaaatatttatccaaAGTGTCACAAATTATGTTGTTAGccaaatgaataattaataacaATTCTGATGTTTTAGGAACTTCAGAAAATGTCAGCTCTCCCACAGAAACTTTCGCCGGTCTCAGTTCAGACAGCGAGGTGAGTCTGACTCCGAGTCTAAACTATCTGGTCAAACGTCAGactggtaaaataaatatgacgtttgtgtgctttctgtttttaaaggatGATGCTGTCTGAGATTCAGGACTTTTCGGAGGTTCCTCCAGAGTGTGACGCCAAGAAGCCCGATCTGACCTTCCCCCCTGACGGTTTGGCCCCTGGGGCCTTGAATCGGACAGAGCTCGGCTACCTCAACCTGACTTCACTCCAGAGCCTCTCAGACATGTCAAGTCCAGATTCTGGTCTCGTTACCTCTGAAAATACAGCTCCCTGAGCTcttctaaaatataataaaactgcGCTGAAACTATTGTGTTGGCCTTATAATTgaagttctttgtttttccaccacAGTTTGTGAGGAGCGGTCATAGAGAAATACTTTTGCTTAGGCTTAAACAAGAAGGAAGAACTCACCCCTACCACCGGATATTAATGATTAACTGTGTTACAGcaggaaaagtaaaattacccgttttttttttgggtttttttgttaaaaccacaagccataaaaactaaatgagcTCCACTGTGGTTGTGACCTCATTTTCTTTGAACACTTCCTGCACTGCTATGTTTATGCTTTTTCAAAAACGgcaaagaaaagatgaaatcattgccatattttatttgtttgaaaggTTTTACATTCGTATAATTCAAGCCGTCTTAGACAGAAAATTGATAAAGTTCCAAAGCtccataaatacaaaaatatgacGCTGACTTGAGTTCAGTATTTGatgtttcaaatattaaatatgtggagtgatatataaaaaaatattgtcactGTAAACATGACTAGAACATCTCTGAACAGGAGAgagatttaaaacatgaaaaaataacagaacattcaaataaaaatgtgcaaataaaagGTACCAGTAGAAATGCTCActtgcaaaaacatattttccaagGTTAGATCATTGTATAAAGAAAAACGCATTCAAACGGCATTGTTTAAAAAtttcatttggtttaaaaatgtaagttaaaCTAAGAAATAAAACGTGTAAAAATGTAACCAGCTAAAATCTGGTTCACAGaacagtaaatacaaaaacaaatcagttttaaatagTCGTTCCagacaaaaaatctgaaatatcttaaatatgATCTGTGGTTCAAGTACCTGCAATCTTAATATGTATAATTTCTTCACTATTTAAGAAAATGCAAGTGAAGTAATCTAGTCAAAACAGATTAACCGTATTAAAAATGATCTGCCTGAGTTGAGCTGCAGCAccaaacacacaatttcacttCCAGTAAATAATGCCTGAGTTGAGCTGCAGCAccaaacacacaatttcacttCCAGTAAATAAtcacaacaataaattattaaatataccatgaaattgattaattttataaaatccaTTGTCACACGTTCCTCCATAACCTATCAAGagttttactgcaaaatgtttttactcctTGACAGATTTATTCAGTCTTGTAAACTAATAAACTgcagtaaaagcagaaacaacTTCAGTATAATAGATGGGAAAAAACTGTCAAACACAAACTGCcttgtgtgaaaaaaacaactgtatGAATGTCAGAGATCTTTGATCTCAGTGAGTTGTGCTAGGGCAATcggaaaaaaaaggagtaaatttccactaaaaatctcagaaattttgaggtCCCCAAAATTTACtagagtaaaatttaaaatttctgagtttgaaaagttgaacatttttggctattggaaattttctgagtttcaaaaataaataaaaaaatgtcagttttttttctagaaaatttctgagatcataaaatttcagtttttccgTGCAAGTGTTCAACTTTTGAGACTCGGAAGTTTAATACTTTTTACgaaaaaatttctgagattattccCAGAATAcaattttttctaacaaatctttgacttttcacGCTCATTAATTGCTATATTtattctagaacatttctgagatttttctcataattcaagttgttttttttttgtgaaaacacactCCTTTTTTGACTATGTATAGTTACAGTCAACTGCAACCGATGggaatccaaataaaataaattagcgCGTTATCTCTGACGTCCTCAGGTTATTGTAGTCTTTGGGTGCCCACAGCAGCCGGTACATCTGTATGTCTCTCCGGTAGCCGATGCTGGTGTCCCAGCAGTACTCTGGAGACAGAACCCTGCTGGGCTTGTGAAGCCAAAAGTACTTGTTCAAATGACTCTCGTCGTGCCACAAGGCCTCCACTTGGTTCTCCTTATCCGCCATGATGTTGCGGTAGCAGGCCTCCGTCAGCGCCTTCACGCTCCCCCAGGAGCCTCCGAAGACAGCGGCGTGGTAGTAGAAATCCCCAGTTTTCATGAACGCCTTGGATTTCAGGTTGCGGTCGTAGGTGAACAACATCTTTGGGAGGTGATAGTAGTGGGCGTGAAGCAGAGCCACGGAGTCTCCCAGAGCTTCGGGGCCAAATCTGCCGGTGAACACTTGATCGACGTCAAAGCAGAAGACGTGCGTGGCGCGGTGGCGGATATCCGACTCGATGACGTCTGATATCGCCTTCATCCTCATCATGGAGATGTC comes from the Gambusia affinis linkage group LG07, SWU_Gaff_1.0, whole genome shotgun sequence genome and includes:
- the LOC122834004 gene encoding alpha-1,3-galactosyltransferase 2-like isoform X2 — translated: MSIQRSKKILKFLFLFPFATFIMFFVPPSVRFVIGLIPMDKCTLESVKMLTSGNSADSSLDLWSRNDVQTCTSWKAPIIWEGMFNPSHFDQIHRNKGSSVALTVFAVGRYLDAYLETFLNSSEQHFMSSLPVSYYVFTDTPEKVPNIKLAPSRHLKVIKVERHTRWQDISMMRMKAISDVIESDIRHRATHVFCFDVDQVFTGRFGPEALGDSVALLHAHYYHLPKMLFTYDRNLKSKAFMKTGDFYYHAAVFGGSWGSVKALTEACYRNIMADKENQVEALWHDESHLNKYFWLHKPSRVLSPEYCWDTSIGYRRDIQMYRLLWAPKDYNNLRTSEITR
- the LOC122834004 gene encoding alpha-1,3-galactosyltransferase 2-like isoform X3, which produces MFFVPPSVRFVIGLIPMDKCTLESVKMLTSGNSADSSLDLWSRNDVQTCTSWKAPIIWEGMFNPSHFDQIHRNKGSSVALTVFAVGRYLDAYLETFLNSSEQHFMSSLPVSYYVFTDTPEKVPNIKLAPSRHLKVIKVERHTRWQDISMMRMKAISDVIESDIRHRATHVFCFDVDQVFTGRFGPEALGDSVALLHAHYYHLPKMLFTYDRNLKSKAFMKTGDFYYHAAVFGGSWGSVKALTEACYRNIMADKENQVEALWHDESHLNKYFWLHKPSRVLSPEYCWDTSIGYRRDIQMYRLLWAPKDYNNLRTSEITR
- the si:dkey-264d12.5 gene encoding coiled-coil domain-containing protein 30, giving the protein MAQAEELEQFMTWLTEEGFAPEASKEAQLAFLWRTFLHTRSCLDSVTNDLGTKRLQHFAEMAEVRKSLEQIKIFTEQKDILAQEIQDENEQLRKQLLHLVSLQDSQINEVAKMLYQQGLTELIHSSPSEQVAYLLVERASLLEMNQDPGDGDPESRLKTHAEPLNPVICAPTHKRSPRPLQSSWKKIFGLHKTLQSKHTFVPGGETPLAGEPRRLEKECSRLERDVEEGSRRLAMAHNEIRHLKDELESAHFTQKTYEPELQSAQEEVKQLRKEVGKLKEYEMVELRKAKELNDRLDLEIRALRNRVRSLDAEKKSLEKTMACQQEDVESLGSALEGQQVLLTMEGQADQSREEDKEVSSFEPMQGAELKTDDKSHIILQEYLTAQTQPAMEKKEGGVESLQEVVKQLELAVRNLQGSYTLPIGQASDLTDFMTTDETPVDETSKDEQKDLSFQKSCVVEKQPEDECLQVLQNYQSNIHEFLTVRDICSKLEQSSRTEEFPSQDSSTLEEGSECPDGRQAPMFDEEERELYKEQICKNLKCIDEERSKYHNMKERLLEKLSRAKQKLDEETMWRDKKINNLERELSLCYHSLKKEKEVVECIRVENERLLGERRKLLQQLSEVDDNLKNLKLTACVSKNRVDYLETENKALGNKVLQMSNQISTLERKLQNMQFMHFAEELQKMSALPQKLSPVSVQTARMMLSEIQDFSEVPPECDAKKPDLTFPPDGLAPGALNRTELGYLNLTSLQSLSDMSSPDSGLVTSENTAP